The following is a genomic window from Acidimicrobium ferrooxidans DSM 10331.
CGGCATCGCTCAATGGTGTCATCGGGTTCAAGACTGCTCCGAAGCGCCTCGACCGGAGCGGCGTCATCCCGATCTCGTCGACACAGGACTCCCTCGGCATCTTCGCCACGAGTGCCGACGACCTCCTCGTCGTCGCGAGCGTCCTCGGCATCGAAGCCACCACCCTGACAGAACCTGTCCGACTCTGCGTGGTCGAGGAGTCCCTCAACGGCTTCCATCCTCGTACGCTCGCACGCTTTCACGACGTCCTCGAGCTGCTCTCGCGCGCGGGCGTCGACGTCGTGACGCTGAGCGCACCGCCGCGCGGAACGCTCGAGCCCTCCGATGAGGACGAGCTCATCGTGTTGCGCACCGAGCTGCATGTCGAGCTCGATCGCTACCTCGATCGTCGCGCCATCCCCGGCCTTCGCTCCCTGGCCGACGTGGTCGCGGCGAACGACGCGCTCGCCGACCGAGAGCTCGCCTACTTCGGCCAAGAGCACTTCGTGGCGGCACTCGAGGCCGACCCGGCCGATCCCGCCTACCGGGCCGCGCGCCAACGCAACCTCGAGCGCACGACCGAAGGAATCGAGTCCTCGCTCGCCGCGACGGACGCACTCGCGATCCTCGCACCAACCATGGACGTCGCGTGGCCCATCGATCTGCTCCGCGGCGACCCCAACTCCCCAGCTGGCTATCGAGCCGCCGCAGTCGCCGGCGGGACTTCGGTCTCCGTCCCGGCAGGTCGCATCGGGCACCTCCCCGTCGGCGTGTGTCTCAGCGCGCCGGCAGGTCACGAGGAAACGATCCTCGAGCTGACGGCGCTCCTCGAGCGCGCTCTGGCCCCACTCGCGGGCCTCGCGGGACGCGAGAGGCCCACGACGCTGTTGCCCGAAGCGTGAGCG
Proteins encoded in this region:
- a CDS encoding amidase family protein gives rise to the protein MLSPFTPVTIDRTRTEFPGIGAAWRAHALRIDDRLGLHALAAIADDPQPAAHGPLAGVPVLVKDTIDTADLSTTAGSLVLPEEPPATDAWIVDALRAAGATIAAKTTCSEWANFRGEGSISGWNARYGLARNPYDPTRSAGGSSSGSAIAVAAGMSPIAIGTETDGSMLCPASLNGVIGFKTAPKRLDRSGVIPISSTQDSLGIFATSADDLLVVASVLGIEATTLTEPVRLCVVEESLNGFHPRTLARFHDVLELLSRAGVDVVTLSAPPRGTLEPSDEDELIVLRTELHVELDRYLDRRAIPGLRSLADVVAANDALADRELAYFGQEHFVAALEADPADPAYRAARQRNLERTTEGIESSLAATDALAILAPTMDVAWPIDLLRGDPNSPAGYRAAAVAGGTSVSVPAGRIGHLPVGVCLSAPAGHEETILELTALLERALAPLAGLAGRERPTTLLPEA